From the genome of Anopheles funestus chromosome 2RL, idAnoFuneDA-416_04, whole genome shotgun sequence:
TAGCGCTGCCTCAGATCGAGAGGGAAAGTCGGCTATGTTGGGATACAATGTACACCTCCGTTGATGACTAGAATCGTGCCAGCATAAGAAAAACCACACGCTGATGATTGACACGCCACAACcaaccgaaaccgaacaaCGGAACGGTAGACACGGCTTGGCAGACAGAACTCCccctccaaacaaaaaaccaagggCGCACAGTTGTATGTGCGCCACCCAACGTCGAATTCATTCATGAAAATGGATGAGCGGCAGCGTAGTAGGACAGACAGCTCGGCTCGTTCCAACCGAAACGGTGAGCATCACACTCGCCACCAGTtgatccgtgtgtgtgtgtgtgtggttcggTTTTAGTGTTTCCGGAGTGGAAAATGTGGGTTATCATGATGGATGCTATCTAAATTCGGTCCGCTCtcgatgtttgtgttttccacGCAAAACCGTTTCGCTCACTATCGGGAGAGCAATGGGAAGCGGACTTTTCTCACGGCGCTATTTCGTTCGGGTTGTACAGACTTCTGCTTTCGCGCGACGTTTCATTTCAGTTCACAGTCGACATCCGTGGCTTGCGGTCGTAGTTTGTGTTGTGGAAGCGTTTAagagaaacacacaaacggcACTGGTGTAGGGCAATTCCCCAGCTGGCAGTTCGTATGGATGGAGTGTCGTATAAAGCTTGCGATAGTGAACCACCGGTGAACGGATAGTAAAAAATGGAGCAGAAATTTTATGAGCTGTGTGATTTATTGTGCATCGAAGGGCTTGCTTAACTTTGCAACCTGTTGCACCACTGCTCGGTGTCTGGTGCTTTAAGATGTGCAATTTGCCAAGGGTAACACTTTCCGGAGTGTTGTGCTGAGAGGCTGTTCGAAAGATCATGAACCAATCGGTATCCGTGTatggttttgttgcttttttatggGATTCTAAAATTTGTGATGTGATTCCGTGGGTCTGCCGTGTTTGAAAACAAGTGTGAAACaagtgaagtgttgttgcagCAAAGTAAGACACGATCATGGTGAGCGAAAACTACACCCAGCTGCTGCTGGACGCGACGAACAGGTTTAACCTGTCCGCGTACAGCACCGCAGCCGGCCCGACCATGTCCCACGAGGAGGATCTGCAGACGGAAATGATCGTATCCACGATAGTGGCGATCTTTTTCGGCTTTATCGGCATTACGGGACTGCTCGGGAATGCGCTGGTCGTGCTCGTCGTGCTGTCGAACCCGCAGATGCGTTCGACGACAAATCTGCTCATCATCAACCTTGCCATTGCGGATCTGCTGTTTGTGGTGTTCTGCATACCGTTCACTGCCACCGACTATGTGCTCGCTTCCTGGCCGTTCGGCGAACTTTGGTGCAAAAGCGTACAGTATCTGATCGTGGTGACGGCACACGCGAGCATCTACACGCTCGTGCTGATGTCGCTGGATCGGTTTCTGGCGGTCGTACATCCGATCGCGAGCATGGTTATACGGACGGAGAAAAACACCGTGCTTGCGATAACGATCCTCTGGGTGTTGATCATCACCACCGGGCTACCCGTATCCTTCGCACATGGAATTGAagtgagtttttttctctctccctttttccCACTTTCTTTGTTGGTCCTCGCTACTCGAAAAGCCATCATAGAGGGAAGGCACACGAAAAACAATCCGTCCACAAAGCTGCACGAATTAGGTATTTGTGTAGCGTTGAGTGGCAAGATAATGGATGGAATTTTATTGGCCTGTAATTTCATCCTGGTACCGCACGACCGCAACGATAAGAAATGCGTTACAGCCGGATTGTGGCTAGTGGTTGTATTGATAAGAACGCGGATGGAACCGAGCAACCGGGTGTAAGAGCAACGAAACCGACAGCCACCGATCGGATCAACGTAAATCGATACCGTCAGCTCGCGTGCCAATTGCTATTGTACTGGTCGATGAATACGTACCGTCAACGATATGGTTCGTGAgggtaaattttgttttttttttcgtggttttattttattttgttttttgttttttttttttcgtgtttcacGCTTGTGGTTACCAACCCATACAATACTTTTTTCCAGTGTATGTCGACATATTCGatgcgatgacgatgatggaaTGTGTCTCATCTTCTGTTCGGTGGtagagtttgttttgtgttttatttcccatGCTCATGTCCTCATGCTGCCATCCATTAATACGTCCGGAAACAAGCGTACGGCCACCCCAGTCGTAGATAAATAAGACGGGATGCACTAAAGCCGCGGTACGGTTTCGATGGTTTCGGTCGTGTGCCATCTGTGCCACAAAtgcgttttttgggggttgttTGGAGGCTGCAATAAACCAACCATTGATTAGAAACGGGACGGTACCGAAATGGGTAACGACTACGGAAGAAGGATGTCAGAGGCTTATGAGTGCTATCTGCCAACCTGGAAAACAGCAACAGTGTTTGTCTGGTTCGGGTCACCAAATTGGTTGTACTgcccattttattttattacgtaCAGTTTGTGGCGGAAAGATGCTTTATTAAAGGACCTTTAACGCTCGGACAGGCATAGTTATTACGATGTGgttaatgttttcatttatttctgtACATGGACAtccataaacaaaaacataagttTAGAGATTTAGCATCGCGATAGCCACGAAAGcttgtttttgttgaaaatgaaatataatatttatcaTGTTTACTGtttgcaccaaaaaccaaacaatgtTCGACGTGACGCAAAATTAATCCATTCCATTGCATGGCGAACAAATGTAATCGATTCAGGGGTTTATATTTCATTACCCGTGTTATGTTTCGATCAGTACCGTGCATGGTGTGTTATGGTGTGTTATAAATTGTATTATCAGAAAACAAACTTCACACTGACCTTGTCACTGCAATCGGATCGGCATTAATGCGTTGGTATGTTAATTAGCTGCTTAAATATGTATGCAATTTCCGTTTGTTAGCCGAATGCGTGCGTGTGATGAAAACTGTTGTTCGAATTATGCATAATTAAAACGGTAAATTGAGTCAACCGATTGTATCGATTTCATTAAGTAGTGTTCAATTT
Proteins encoded in this window:
- the LOC125764738 gene encoding allatostatin-A receptor-like gives rise to the protein MVSENYTQLLLDATNRFNLSAYSTAAGPTMSHEEDLQTEMIVSTIVAIFFGFIGITGLLGNALVVLVVLSNPQMRSTTNLLIINLAIADLLFVVFCIPFTATDYVLASWPFGELWCKSVQYLIVVTAHASIYTLVLMSLDRFLAVVHPIASMVIRTEKNTVLAITILWVLIITTGLPVSFAHGIEKFEYHDRVIETCGFLEKDSPSWPAFHIAFFLSSYVVPLILISVLYMWMLSRLWRSSVGGRSAESKKGKKRVTRLVVVVVAAFASLWFPIQVILVLKSVDVFKPDTHFKISLQIVSHVLAYTSSCINPLLYAFLSENFRKAFRKIVYCGPGSRRQGSQRHMPLPTKTTRTGSCPDIL